TCGGTTATGCCGGCGGCCGGTTCGCGATGGACGTGAACGTGGTGTGGGCGCCGCTCGCGCTCCGGAGCGTGGCCCGGATCCTCGACGCCCTGGCGCAGCTTGGGCTCCCCACGGACTCGCTCGAGGCGCCCGCGCCCGAGATTCGCGGCTCGCCCCTCGCCTCGTACGCGGGGGATCGGCAGGCGCTGGAGCGCGCGATCGCCACCTGGCGCGGGGCAGCGCGGCATTTCGAGGTCGCGGTGGCGCCGGAGAGCGCCCGTCGTCGCATCGAGGCCAGGCTGAGCTCGCTGCCCGCGCCGGAGCGGCGGCATTGGCAGGGCGTGCTCGAGCGAACCCCGCTCACCGACACGCTGCGCTTTCTCGCCCTGTCGCTCGACGAGGGGGGGCGGCCGATTCCGGTCATGAACACCGACCCCGGCATGCTGCTGCTGCTCGGCGTGCCGCACACCGTCACCGAGATGCTGCGGCCGCTCCTGCTGCCGTATCCCCTGGGAGTGTTCGTCGCGACGCTCGGTCCGCTCGCCGCGAACGACGCCTACGCCCCGCCGGAGGTGTGGGAGATGTTCCGGAACGACCTGTATCACTCGCCACGCGTCGTGTGGGGTCGCGAGGTCAACGTGCTGCTCGCCGCGCTCGCGCAGCGGCTGCTCGCCTCGGACGCCGCGTCGCCCGACGCTCCGGTCCTGCGCAGCGCGCTGCGCCAGCTCCTCGATGCCGTGGAGCGATCGGGGCTGAAAGACCAGGAGCTGTGGAGCTACGAGATCGCGGGCGACACGCTGCGCCCGGCGCGCTACGGATCGAGCTCCGACGTCCAGCTCTGGAATCTGACCGACCTCGCCGTCCAGTACCTGCTCGCGCGCCTCCCCAACCCTGACCCCTCGCGCCAATGACCAACCTCGCTCCGCTGGACGTCCTCGTCATCGCCGGGTACTTCCTCGCGCTGCTCTGGATCTGTTACTGGGCCGCACGCCGAGAGAAGAACGATAGCGCCGACTACTTCCTGGCGAGCCGCGACGTCGGCTGGCTCGCGGTCGGCGGGAGCCTGTTCGCCTCCAACATCGGCAGCGAGCACCTGGTCGGGCTCGCCGGGACCGGGGCGGCGAGCGGGCTCGCGGTCGGCCATTTCGAGTTGCTGGCGTGCCTGATCCTGCTGCTGCTCGGGTGGACCTTCGCCCCGTTCTACCTGCGCAGCGGCGTCTACACCATGCCCGAGTTCCTGGAGCGGCGCTACAACGCCGCCACGCGCTGGTATCTCACGACCGTGTCCGTCATCGGCTACGTGCTCACCAAGATCAGCGTGACCCTGTTCGCCGGCGCCATCGTCGTGAAGGCCGTCACCGGACTCGACATCTGGACGGGCGCCGCGGTGCTCGTGATCGCGACCGGCCTGTACACCGTGGCGGGCGGCCTGCGCGCCGTCATCTACACCGAGCTGATGCAGACCTTCGTGCTCATCCTCGGCTCGGCGGCGCTCCTCGTCGCGGGATTGGCGGCGGTCGGGGGCTGGAGCGGGCTCGAGGCACGCATGCCGTCCGACTTCTTCTCGATGTGGAAGCCCGCGGATCACGCTCAGTTCCCCTGGACCGGGATCGTGTTCGGCGCCCCGATCCTCGGCGTGTGGTACTGGTGCACCGATCAGTACATCGTGCAGCGGGTGCTCGCCGCGCGGAACCTGGGGGAGGCCCAGCGGGGCACCATCATGGCGGGGTTCCTGAAGATCCTCCCCGTCTTCATCTTCGTGCTCCCCGGCGTCATCGCGGCGGCGCTGTACCCGGACATCCGGGGCGGCGCGGCCGACCAGGCCTACCCGACCATGGTGACCCGTCTGCTGCCGCCCGGGCTGAAGGGCCTCGTCCTCGCCGGGATGCTCGCCGCGCTGATGAGCTCGTTGAGCTCGGTCTTCAACTCGTGCTCCACACTGCTCACCTGGGACGTGTACCGGAAGCTCCGACCCGGAGCCAGCGAGCGGCGACTCGTGACCGTGGGCCGCCTGACCACGGGCGTCCTGGTGGTGCTCGGCCTGCTGTGGATCCCATTCATGAAGTACAT
This genomic interval from Gemmatimonadales bacterium contains the following:
- a CDS encoding sodium:solute symporter, whose product is MTNLAPLDVLVIAGYFLALLWICYWAARREKNDSADYFLASRDVGWLAVGGSLFASNIGSEHLVGLAGTGAASGLAVGHFELLACLILLLLGWTFAPFYLRSGVYTMPEFLERRYNAATRWYLTTVSVIGYVLTKISVTLFAGAIVVKAVTGLDIWTGAAVLVIATGLYTVAGGLRAVIYTELMQTFVLILGSAALLVAGLAAVGGWSGLEARMPSDFFSMWKPADHAQFPWTGIVFGAPILGVWYWCTDQYIVQRVLAARNLGEAQRGTIMAGFLKILPVFIFVLPGVIAAALYPDIRGGAADQAYPTMVTRLLPPGLKGLVLAGMLAALMSSLSSVFNSCSTLLTWDVYRKLRPGASERRLVTVGRLTTGVLVVLGLLWIPFMKYISPQLYIYLQSVQAYIAPPITACFLLGLFVPRLNGTGAMASLCTGFVLGALRFGLELARSGAGLAPGTVWEWIAAINFLHFAVLLFVVCAAVLVGVSLVTAPPAPEKIAELTYRGAGPAVLALPSGARRTNVMLSVLLAAAVGVVWIVFRRDPPCPRLERRLAGQPAAVQADRALLSPP